A region from the Bacteroidetes Order II. bacterium genome encodes:
- the mrdA gene encoding penicillin-binding protein 2, translated as MQENTRIRLNLLTTTILLVIGLLAMRLVKLQIVDSDVYSGKTRQSSIQEEVRHAARGLVYDRNGTLIANNEPTYTMQITPRFFKKEKAKVLAELLGKTEQELLAKEKEAREYTPLRPYAVFKEVPFSIVTKIEEMNYEFPGVDFVVEQKRRYNSPRAAHILGYIKEISKAQLDLKKMEGYRRGDVIGQSGIERFYETQMRGEPGLRLVMKNAHGQVVSSYRDGKEDKDPISGYTFHLSIDGRLQALAEKMLRNKRGGLVAIDPKTGEILALASGPDYNPALLSGAVDRDVWIGLNRDPSKPLYNRATLSVQPPGSTFKPFMSLIALQDGAITETSKIYCNGGWGTHKCMGVHGGMDVRNAIRNSCNTFYYTLMTRLNFARWTNWAHEFGFGVKPDVDIIERSKGIIPDSSYYDKIYGGRNRWKTSNLVILGIGQGLTVSPLQLANYVATVANGGTKHMPHLVRYMVNPAGKKIYPTITPPKKMPIKPEFFAAVQEGMRRSAMEHTRNVVWDPKVKVGGKTGTAQAPGRGRKDHSVFIGFAPLEDPKIAVAVLIENAGFGATAAAPMASLVMELYVTGKMSRQGLVNSVSGVSSQGFERKVDWTKGVDTVLTAVRRVKEASKTPAVGSTTKAGQKTPTTTPSTLPKPPAPGTQQQPIPPKPDTRNQTPATLPTGTGNTAPNRR; from the coding sequence ATGCAGGAAAATACACGAATTCGTTTAAACCTCCTAACCACCACCATTCTGCTGGTAATTGGTCTTTTGGCCATGCGGTTGGTCAAACTTCAGATTGTTGACTCCGATGTTTATTCTGGAAAGACCCGACAAAGCAGTATTCAGGAAGAAGTAAGACATGCTGCCCGTGGACTTGTTTACGACCGGAATGGGACGTTGATCGCAAACAACGAGCCTACATACACCATGCAAATAACGCCACGTTTTTTCAAAAAAGAAAAAGCAAAGGTTTTAGCAGAGTTGTTAGGAAAAACAGAACAAGAGCTATTGGCCAAGGAAAAAGAAGCACGCGAATACACGCCACTACGCCCATATGCAGTTTTTAAAGAAGTACCTTTCTCTATTGTTACCAAAATTGAAGAGATGAACTATGAGTTTCCGGGTGTAGATTTTGTTGTGGAGCAAAAAAGGCGGTACAATTCTCCGCGAGCAGCCCACATTCTGGGGTACATCAAAGAGATTTCCAAGGCACAACTCGACCTCAAGAAAATGGAGGGATATCGTCGTGGAGACGTGATCGGGCAATCGGGCATCGAACGATTCTACGAGACCCAGATGCGCGGAGAACCAGGGCTTAGGCTTGTAATGAAAAATGCACACGGTCAAGTCGTCAGTTCTTATCGAGACGGGAAAGAAGACAAAGACCCTATTAGTGGCTATACGTTTCACCTCTCCATAGATGGACGCTTGCAAGCTCTCGCAGAGAAAATGTTACGGAATAAACGCGGTGGATTGGTTGCCATAGATCCCAAAACGGGTGAAATTCTGGCACTTGCCAGCGGCCCCGACTATAATCCCGCCCTACTATCTGGCGCGGTAGATCGTGATGTTTGGATTGGCCTGAACCGAGACCCAAGCAAGCCCTTGTATAACCGAGCCACTTTGAGTGTACAGCCGCCTGGCTCCACATTCAAACCATTTATGTCGCTGATTGCCCTTCAGGACGGAGCCATTACCGAAACGTCCAAAATCTATTGTAATGGAGGATGGGGAACCCACAAATGCATGGGAGTGCATGGTGGGATGGATGTACGAAATGCCATCCGAAACTCCTGTAATACTTTTTATTATACCCTCATGACCCGGTTGAATTTTGCCCGATGGACCAATTGGGCCCATGAATTCGGATTTGGGGTTAAACCGGATGTGGACATTATTGAACGCTCCAAAGGGATCATCCCGGACTCTTCATATTATGATAAAATATACGGCGGACGAAATCGGTGGAAAACCAGTAATTTAGTTATTTTAGGAATTGGGCAAGGCCTCACGGTTTCCCCTCTTCAGTTGGCGAACTATGTGGCAACCGTAGCCAATGGGGGTACAAAACACATGCCTCACTTGGTTCGGTATATGGTGAATCCTGCGGGTAAAAAGATTTATCCAACGATAACTCCCCCTAAAAAGATGCCGATTAAGCCAGAGTTCTTTGCTGCCGTACAAGAAGGAATGCGTCGTTCTGCCATGGAACATACCCGAAATGTGGTCTGGGACCCCAAAGTAAAAGTGGGTGGTAAAACGGGAACAGCCCAAGCGCCAGGACGAGGACGGAAAGACCACTCTGTCTTTATTGGGTTTGCCCCCCTCGAAGATCCTAAAATTGCCGTTGCAGTATTGATCGAAAATGCTGGGTTTGGCGCCACGGCTGCTGCGCCAATGGCCAGTCTGGTTATGGAACTGTATGTGACGGGCAAGATGAGTCGTCAAGGACTGGTCAACTCAGTCTCTGGGGTAAGTAGTCAGGGCTTCGAAAGAAAAGTAGATTGGACCAAGGGGGTAGATACGGTTCTCACAGCGGTTAGGCGCGTTAAAGAAGCGAGCAAAACCCCTGCGGTGGGCTCCACAACCAAGGCCGGACAAAAAACACCTACCACTACCCCTAGCACCCTCCCCAAACCACCAGCGCCCGGAACACAGCAACAACCTATTCCTCCAAAACCTGATACCCGGAACCAAACGCCTGCAACATTGCCCACCGGAACCGGAAATACTGCCCCCAACAGAAGATAG
- a CDS encoding L,D-transpeptidase, translated as MYRPVWYLLSLIALLGFTPRSLLAQEVTPAGLPVEVQELYYVITPKAKWYLDRDSTAAKGTLRFRETVWVINRTSGWDYIRRADNSYAYVRSRSLSNIWLQAQKTKGRLNVFAGSRLIKSFPADFGHNTQDTMKVQRGTLTDKKHWVTPEGTFYIAQFNPQSEYYKAMILSYPTPQDAERGLEKKMITPAQHRAILEAHANFRLPPMNTALGGLIEIHGKGSGRRMNWTQGCIALRDIYMDELWTLVPLGAPVVVER; from the coding sequence ATGTATAGACCCGTCTGGTATCTTCTATCTCTAATCGCTCTACTCGGTTTTACCCCACGGTCACTATTGGCCCAAGAAGTAACGCCCGCAGGTCTTCCTGTTGAGGTACAAGAATTGTATTACGTAATTACCCCGAAAGCAAAGTGGTATCTGGACCGGGACTCTACTGCCGCAAAGGGAACGTTACGATTCCGAGAAACGGTCTGGGTGATTAATCGTACATCAGGTTGGGACTATATTCGCAGGGCCGACAACTCTTATGCCTATGTAAGGTCAAGATCGCTCTCCAATATTTGGCTACAAGCCCAAAAAACAAAAGGGCGGTTGAATGTATTTGCAGGAAGCCGTCTAATAAAATCTTTTCCGGCAGATTTTGGGCATAATACTCAAGATACCATGAAAGTACAACGTGGCACCCTAACAGATAAAAAACATTGGGTAACACCAGAAGGTACCTTTTATATTGCACAATTCAACCCCCAAAGTGAATACTACAAAGCGATGATCCTTAGTTACCCCACGCCTCAGGATGCTGAACGAGGGTTAGAAAAAAAGATGATCACACCCGCACAACACCGGGCCATTCTGGAAGCACACGCCAACTTTCGATTGCCACCCATGAACACGGCACTCGGAGGATTGATTGAGATTCATGGAAAAGGTTCTGGAAGGCGCATGAATTGGACACAGGGTTGCATTGCTCTACGAGATATTTATATGGATGAATTATGGACACTGGTGCCGCTGGGGGCTCCTGTAGTGGTGGAGCGTTAA
- a CDS encoding rod shape-determining protein RodA has translation MRRSLWENLDYAILFVWFCLIFIGLAAIYSATNGPSAEIIDPQMRQNFGKQLGFFFVCMVMMVVVMSLPVRFFMSAAMGIYTFMILLVIAARFIGKEINGAHSWIMIGGFGLQTSEFAKVATALALGWVMSRAKSNTWDIKSAATGIGLLILPAAILIFVQNDTGTGLVFLSLVPMVLFWSGMPLHWVSLMITPAIAGYLTIIYEPAALVFSGIVVVALFFTTRDWKLIALGGAAGFGTWGSFQVLYKLLLPHQVARIKALGNPEEYALTTGYQTLQSKAAIGSGGFMGKGWMQGLQTQMGNVPEQSTDFVYTVIGEEFGFLGSFLVLVLFAILLVRLIRTTSRINHPFAQYFFVSTVGIFLTHILINIGMTVGSMPVIGIPLPFISYGGSALMANTALLAIAMNFQMRAHEFPAHGY, from the coding sequence ATGCGTCGTTCACTTTGGGAAAATCTTGATTATGCCATTCTGTTTGTTTGGTTTTGTTTGATCTTTATCGGATTAGCGGCGATCTATAGCGCAACCAATGGTCCTAGTGCCGAGATTATTGACCCTCAGATGCGCCAGAACTTTGGTAAGCAACTCGGCTTTTTCTTTGTTTGCATGGTGATGATGGTCGTGGTCATGAGTTTACCCGTTCGGTTTTTCATGAGCGCTGCAATGGGCATCTATACATTTATGATCCTATTGGTGATTGCAGCCCGATTTATTGGAAAAGAAATTAATGGTGCCCATTCTTGGATCATGATTGGCGGTTTTGGACTCCAGACATCAGAGTTTGCCAAAGTGGCTACAGCCCTCGCTTTGGGGTGGGTAATGAGCCGTGCCAAATCCAATACTTGGGATATTAAAAGTGCTGCTACGGGTATTGGATTATTGATTCTCCCAGCAGCCATCTTGATTTTTGTACAAAATGACACTGGAACAGGACTGGTTTTTCTTTCATTGGTTCCGATGGTTCTTTTTTGGAGCGGGATGCCCCTACACTGGGTCTCTCTTATGATCACTCCTGCGATTGCAGGCTATCTGACCATTATCTACGAACCAGCCGCCTTGGTGTTTTCTGGTATTGTGGTGGTGGCTTTGTTTTTTACCACACGCGACTGGAAGTTGATTGCACTAGGAGGCGCTGCCGGATTTGGGACTTGGGGGAGTTTTCAGGTGTTGTATAAATTATTGCTTCCACACCAAGTAGCCCGTATCAAGGCGCTGGGTAATCCCGAAGAATATGCCCTAACCACCGGGTATCAAACGTTGCAATCAAAGGCAGCAATTGGTTCGGGGGGATTTATGGGCAAGGGTTGGATGCAAGGTCTCCAAACCCAAATGGGGAATGTGCCAGAGCAGTCCACCGACTTTGTTTATACCGTTATTGGCGAAGAATTTGGATTTTTAGGCTCTTTTTTGGTTTTAGTACTTTTTGCGATTTTACTGGTGCGACTTATCCGAACCACTTCACGGATCAATCACCCTTTTGCGCAATATTTTTTCGTTTCCACAGTCGGCATTTTCCTCACTCATATCTTGATTAATATTGGGATGACCGTGGGATCTATGCCTGTAATTGGTATCCCGCTTCCCTTTATTTCATACGGAGGATCTGCGCTTATGGCAAATACTGCCCTTTTGGCAATTGCAATGAACTTTCAAATGCGGGCACACGAGTTTCCGGCGCATGGTTACTAA
- a CDS encoding OmpA family protein, with amino-acid sequence MAFFFRKKLTPSEVEQKAALPFNDSPSELESLRWLLMGKERAELRKLEERVTEFEHRGITSDQVGDLLPDSIVKRAQTDDRLVRSLTPVVEEAIRESISQNRFRIADILFPSMGPAIRKSIAQALRALGETNRPEHEQYRSFFSIKGLKWRWEAFRQGRSFDEVLLAKILLYRVEHLFLIHHESGLLLQEVRASNVPAMEADMFSGMLTALRDFAKDSLGRKEGLSTLEYEGFTIVMEDGPKAFIAAVVKGHPPESLRTLFQEALENVHFEQQLAFRSFNGDTAVFEPSKQYLETCLDASYRSTRQSVSPAKLELALKWGACLLLVSAIAYLIAYDTTRWNRFILEMRRTPGYMITEAEKDWFSASGLGRYRLRGIKDPLAADVAAKNMTGLGLNPDRLDVDWTPFTSLEKPILLRRLEKRLNPPIRLKLRLTDDLVLQPIGVANAMWVNQAQVILPAFDGVNGLDTQYISSPEQYLYQYMLPELSKGGVFFDWGKSLLSPFMLGATAAKIKEIFHVAEENNLPYPTIVLEGRTDGPHSVTNQLLSVQRAESVKKILVEQYQIPAIRLSTIGYGSSRPVKPFYSGQDTDQANRSVTIAVR; translated from the coding sequence ATGGCTTTCTTTTTTCGTAAAAAACTTACGCCTTCAGAAGTCGAGCAGAAGGCAGCTCTTCCATTCAACGATTCCCCCAGCGAATTGGAGTCGTTGCGCTGGTTGCTTATGGGCAAAGAGCGTGCAGAACTCCGAAAATTGGAGGAACGAGTAACGGAATTTGAACACCGAGGGATTACGTCGGACCAAGTGGGTGACTTGTTGCCTGATAGTATCGTAAAGCGAGCACAGACAGATGATCGGTTGGTTAGGAGTCTTACGCCTGTGGTGGAAGAAGCAATCCGAGAATCTATTTCGCAAAACCGGTTTCGGATCGCAGATATCTTATTCCCTTCTATGGGGCCAGCCATCCGCAAGTCTATTGCTCAGGCATTACGGGCATTGGGAGAAACCAATCGGCCTGAACACGAGCAATACCGTAGCTTCTTTTCGATTAAAGGGCTAAAATGGCGTTGGGAGGCCTTCCGACAGGGCAGGAGTTTTGACGAGGTGTTGCTGGCAAAAATATTGCTGTATCGAGTAGAGCATCTTTTCCTGATTCATCACGAAAGTGGCCTTTTGCTTCAGGAAGTACGGGCCAGCAATGTACCAGCCATGGAAGCGGACATGTTTTCTGGGATGCTGACTGCATTGCGAGATTTTGCCAAAGACTCCTTGGGACGAAAAGAAGGCCTTAGTACGTTGGAATACGAGGGGTTTACGATTGTGATGGAAGATGGCCCCAAAGCCTTTATTGCCGCAGTAGTGAAAGGACATCCGCCTGAGAGCCTGCGTACCTTGTTTCAGGAAGCTCTAGAGAATGTACACTTCGAGCAACAATTGGCGTTCCGTTCATTTAATGGAGATACTGCGGTCTTTGAGCCGTCCAAACAGTATTTAGAGACGTGTCTGGATGCCTCTTATCGTTCGACGCGCCAAAGTGTTAGTCCAGCTAAATTGGAGTTGGCACTAAAGTGGGGTGCCTGTCTCCTGCTCGTATCTGCAATCGCCTATTTGATTGCCTACGATACCACTCGCTGGAATCGCTTTATCCTCGAAATGCGCCGAACACCCGGATATATGATTACTGAGGCCGAGAAAGATTGGTTTAGTGCCTCTGGTTTGGGGCGCTATCGGCTACGAGGGATTAAGGACCCGTTGGCAGCAGATGTGGCCGCCAAAAACATGACGGGTCTTGGACTGAACCCGGATCGGCTGGATGTTGATTGGACGCCTTTCACCTCGTTAGAAAAACCAATCTTATTACGGCGGTTGGAGAAACGCCTCAATCCACCTATACGGCTTAAACTCCGGCTTACAGATGACTTGGTATTACAACCAATTGGTGTTGCCAATGCAATGTGGGTGAATCAAGCCCAAGTCATCCTTCCGGCTTTTGATGGCGTAAATGGTTTGGATACGCAGTACATCTCTTCGCCCGAACAGTATTTGTATCAGTATATGCTGCCCGAGCTATCAAAGGGTGGGGTGTTTTTTGATTGGGGAAAGTCGTTGTTGAGTCCCTTTATGCTGGGTGCAACGGCTGCCAAAATCAAAGAAATCTTTCATGTTGCAGAAGAAAATAACTTGCCTTATCCAACCATCGTCCTCGAAGGAAGAACAGATGGCCCACACTCCGTTACCAACCAACTGCTAAGCGTGCAGCGGGCTGAGTCCGTCAAGAAAATATTGGTTGAACAATACCAAATCCCGGCAATTAGGCTGTCCACCATCGGATATGGTTCTTCCCGTCCGGTAAAGCCCTTTTACTCGGGCCAGGATACCGATCAGGCCAACCGAAGTGTTACAATCGCCGTTCGATAA